From the Misgurnus anguillicaudatus chromosome 17, ASM2758022v2, whole genome shotgun sequence genome, one window contains:
- the map2 gene encoding microtubule-associated protein 2 isoform X4 has translation MADGRQPEDSSPQWSSPGAQGSSSPGGHGENGFSYRACQPGGAHAGSASSYTKENGFNGDFTSGHAVTAEQVSARIVQEVTAEAVAVLKGEQELHPDTTVRLPSVEDSANLPPSPPPSPAAEHFGPLEQDVGDEEEAGPLRRFQNSRERCKFLAPSISVSVPEDDPYHSDEEYYEHPLFSPEWTRSGSRPPGQAAAFRQIEEEETIESLSAAEEEEEETSEAAATAAALEEQEEEEEEEEQWSGDEPEQEPPFELLERAEVIGEAQALPGLQAEVHTQAATAADEAPNGRTEEAEGYESPAEAVKMDAERPDSERTEPIGMDFTESAMHLDDLPSYQSIVRDTDMPESPLATTYPIEDFVVPPSDLDDAKEPFEAPLEKPDGQSCDVIQPLTEKYDSSNIHQDEPGHVQDKHVEITATEQPDKQEGDIKDKSGMSAYFETTTIKTDARSQGEGYYELSTTSEEQKDSLGNLPFPEISYSTLSQTHSLEVNPDLIKSTADTLKTTSPEERRDDCRLSPGKLALEQRSYSLNITIGTMEHGELQGHPRNFSPLATDIMSHTSGSLDESAEYLPATTPSVDKIPQFPPLILESASSVTASSFSPPQAAVSEVDTSPQPESPDSPAPAKCCYKNGTVMAPDLPEMLDLAGTRSRLTSDNTDLEIMRRKSVPMDMTSIVSDSLAHLLKGDHGQMAAKREMQLEDQGYCVFSEYSGPMPSPADVHSPMDTSPRIFNTMISEEKEPGFVASEKEFLLGEDLKTAEFVAPQAKAEKEIQRKEDSFERESAVAEKPTTETKQDETDAFKTETLHENVPEIEKEQLEKQVETFITPKVMVTVEEPKPDLDEDAKLAAESDAEIADYERQIRKLEMEDRPLSVEEERELQELREKVKNKPDLVHQEAYEEVDAEDVYQLTGAAKDRIARPLRPSPASSVESATDEEKLLETEKPKSPETLKTDPNRLSPVGSFEKYFREERPSEQEVKQKATAESPKKTVVVEQPQPAPAKKEEAHSEKEVVQKDTVKPLEDKAVEEQPQQSAPSKTEETPSEKEVIQKDTVKPLEDKAVEEQPQQSAPSKTEETPSEKEVIQKDTTKPLEDIAVEGQPQQSAPSKTEETPSTKEVIQKDTGKPLEDNAVEEQPQQPAPSKTEETPSEIEVIQKDTVKLLEDNAVEEQPQQSAPSKTEEAPSEKEVIQKDTVKPLEEKAFEEQPQPEPSETIDTPVETTVMKEVGEDIELAEEPEEVMPDTKPALTLVPDDMVTEKTEPADTPVEKEEINVVEKEKVEYEVLEGAKAADDTLESRAAIESIVMVEDDFITVVQTIDEGEVSGHSVRFSAPSEEEHPQLHQEEEEEESVEMAQEVEIEAASLEEVLDISEQVQPPVFPVKEIEVPESEAPTQSYDDYKDETTMDDSILDSSWVDTQADDDKSLATEMIEPLPKASPVKKAHGDQPIKQKTKGSRTKGRISTPERKPKPVRKEPVPIQKEEMKKKKAVIKKSEFTKKSDIQISSPSRKNVTKTTVRHPRPTQHHACAKRKPTVSADGRLPFSVARHSRDRASNSNSTTLTKIPTSKMRASALVPARPNSAFSSNKYSPMGEAGLYDPRPSSAGPQVSLNELVVKDGGSRSPKRSSLPRPASILTRRSYTAEQEESSTSLTSSGSTAPRRPTSFRTEVRAEHRTGRSASMSGTETVRSRSARSGNSTPRTPGSSAITPGTPPSYSCRTPGTPRTPGTPKSLSLLSQEKKVAIVRTPPKSPATTPKQLRVLNQPLPDLKNVKSKIGSTDNIKYQPKGGQIQILNQKLDFTHVQAKCGSKDNLKHSPLGGDVQIQTKKIDVSHVTSKCGSLDNIRHRPGGGHVRIENMKLVFREKAQAKVGSLDNAHHIPGGGHVQIESHKLSFRDTAKARVDHGAEIVIEALGVSGGTSPHRHSHMSSSGSLNMLESPQLATLAEDVTAALAKQGL, from the exons AGCAAGTGTCGGCGCGGATCGTGCAGGAGGTAACAGCCGAAGCGGTCGCGGTACTGAAGGGAGAGCAGGAGCTGCATCCAGACACTACCGTCAGGCTGCCTTCAG TGGAAGACTCTGCAAACCTGCCTCCCTCTCCTCCACCGTCCCCGGCAGCAGAGCATTTCGGACCACTGGAGCAAG ATGTAGGGGATGAGGAGGAAGCAGGTCCTCTACGCCGCTTCCAAAATTCTCGCGAGAGGTGCAAGTTCCTCGCCCCCTCCATCTCAGTGTCTGTGCCTGAGGATGACCCCTACCACTCTGATGAGGAATACTATGAACACCCTTTATTCAGCCCAGAGTGGACGCGCTCTGGCTCTCGCCCACCAGGGCAGGCCGCAGCGTTTAGACAGATCGAAG AAGAGGAGACCATAGAGAGTCTCTCAGCTgcggaggaggaagaggaggagacTTCGGAAGCCGCAGCAACAGCAGCAGCTCTAGAGGaacaggaggaggaggaggaagaggaggagcaGTGGAGTGGGGATGAGCCTGAACAGGAACCCCCATTCGAGCTCCTAGAGCGCGCAGAGGTCATAGGCGAGGCCCAGGCTCTGCCCGGCCTGCAGGCTGAGGTTCACACACAGGCAGCTACTGCTGCCGACGAAGCCCCTAATGGGCGAACTGAGGAGGCAGAGGGTTATGAAAGCCCTGCTGAAG CTgtgaagatggatgcagagagGCCAGATAGCGAGAGGACAGAACCCATTGGTATGGACTTCACCGAATCTGCAATGCATCTAGATGATCTCCCATCTTACCAGAGTATTGTCAGAGACACAGATATGCCTGAAAGCCCCTTGGCCACAACATACCCGATTGAAGATTTTGTAGTGCCTCCAAGTGACCTGGATGATGCCAAAGAACCTTTTGAGGCTCCGCTTGAAAAGCCTGATGGACAAAGTTGTGATGTGATACAGCCTTTAACCGAAAAATATGACTCAAGCAATATACACCAGGACGAACCAGGACATGTACAAGACAAACACGTGGAAATTACTGCCACAGAACAACCTGATAAACAAGAAGGGGACATAAAGGACAAATCTGGGATGTCTGCTTATTTTGAGACTACTACAATTAAGACAGATGCCAGGTCTCAAGGTGAAGGATATTATGAGCTGAGTACCACATCAGAGGAACAAAAAGACTCTCTTGGTAACCTACCATTTCCTGAAATCAGCTATAGCACCCTATCTCAAACACACTCTTTGGAAGTCAATCCAGATCTTATAAAAAGTACTGCAGACACATTAAAGACCACTTCACCAGAAGAAAGAAGAGATGACTGTAGGCTGTCTCCTGGAAAGCTGGCTCTAGAGCAGAGAAGCTACTCTTTGAATATCACCATTGGCACAATGGAACATGGTGAACTGCAGGGACATCCCAGGAACTTTTCTCCATTAGCTACTGACATCATGTCTCATACTAGTGGAAGCCTTGATGAATCTGCTGAATATCTTCCTGCCACCACTCCCTCAGTGGATAAGATTCCTCAGTTTCCTCCTCTGATTCTGGAGTCAGCTTCCTCTGTTACAGCTTCATCGTTTTCACCTCCCCAAGCAGCAGTCAGTGAAGTAGATACTAGTCCACAGCCTGAGTCACCGGATTCTCCTGCCCCAGCGAAGTGCTGTTACAAGAATGGCACAGTCATGGCCCCAGATCTACCTGAAATGCTGGATCTGGCAGGTACCCGATCAAGGTTAACATCAGACAACACTGATCTGGAGATTATGAGGAGGAAGTCTGTCCCTATGGACATGACTTCTATTGTCAGTGATTCTTTAGCGCATTTGTTAAAAGGTGACCATGGTCAAATGGCTGCAAAAAGAGAAATGCAGCTAGAGGATCAAGGATACTGTGTCTTTAGTGAATACTCTGGTCCAATGCCATCCCCTGCTGATGTGCACAGTCCAATGGATACTTCTCCCCGAATCTTTAACACTATGATTTCAGAGGAAAAGGAACCTGGTTTTGTTGCAAGTGAAAAAGAGTTTCTGCTAGGCGAGGATTTGAAAACAGCAGAGTTTGTTGCCCCACAGGCAAAAGCAGAGAAAGAAATACAGAGGAAGGAAGATTCCTTTGAAAGAGAGAGTGCAGTTGCTGAAAAACCTACAACTGAGACTAAGCAAGATGAGACTGATGCCTTTAAGACTGAAACTTTGCACGAAAATGTACCTGAAATCGAGAAAGAACAGTTAGAAAAGCAAGTTGAAACTTTCATTACACCAAAAGTTATGGTTACTGTGGAGGAACCAAAGCCAGATCTTGATGAAGACGCTAAACTTGCAGCTGAATCAGATGCTGAAATTGCTGACTATGAGAGGCAAATACGCAAATTAGAAATGGAGGACCGGCCCTTAAGCGTAGAGGAGGAAAGAGAGCTCCAAGAGCTCAGGGAGAAGGTAAAGAATAAACCAGACCTTGTGCACCAGGAAGCTTATGAGGAAGTTGATGCAGAAGATGTCTACCAACTCACCGGTGCTGCTAAAGATAGGATTGCCAGGCCACTCAGGCCATCCCCAGCGTCTTCTGTAGAAAGTGCTACAGATGAGGAGAAATTACTTGAGACCGAGAAGCCTAAATCACCAGAGACTCTTAAAACAGATCCTAATAGATTATCTCCCGTTGGATCTTTTGAAAAATACTTTAGAGAGGAGAGACCTTCAGAGCAGGAGGTGAAGCAGAAAGCCACAGCGGAGTCCCCCAAGAAAACAGTTGTTGTGGAGCAACCCCAGCCAGCCCCAGCAAAAAAAGAAGAGGCACATTCTGAAAAAGAAGTAGTTCAGAAAGATACAGTAAAGCCCCTTGAAGATAAAGCTGTTGAAGAGCAACCTCAGCAATCAGCCCCATCAAAGACAGAAGAGACACCTTCTGAAAAAGAGGTAATTCAGAAAGATACAGTAAAGCCCCTTGAAGATAAAGCTGTTGAAGAGCAACCTCAGCAATCAGCCCCATCAAAGACAGAAGAGACACCTTCTGAAAAAGAGGTAATTCAGAAAGATACAACAAAGCCCCTTGAAGATATTGCTGTTGAAGGGCAACCTCAGCAGTCAGCCCCATCAAAGACAGAAGAGACACCTTCTACAAAAGAGGTAATTCAGAAAGATACAGGAAAGCCCCTTGAAGATAATGCTGTTGAAGAGCAACCTCAGCAACCAGCCCCATCAAAGACAGAAGAGACACCTTCTGAAATAGAGGTAATTCAGAAAGATACAGTAAAACTCCTTGAAGATAATGCTGTTGAAGAGCAACCTCAGCAATCAGCCCCATCAAAGACAGAAGAGGCACCTTCTGAAAAAGAGGTAATTCAAAAAGATACAGTAAAGCCCCTTGAAGAAAAAGCTTTTGAGGAGCAACCTCAGCCAGAACCTTCAGAGACCATAGACACTCCTGTAGAGACCACTGTGATGAAGGAAGTAGGGGAAGACATAGAGCTTGCAGAGGAACCTGAAGAGGTCATGCCAGACACAAAGCCAGCCCTAACATTAGTACCGGATGACATGGTGACAGAAAAAACTGAGCCAGCTGACACTCCAGTAGAAAAAGAGGAGATTAATGTTGTTGAGAAAGAAAAAGTAGAATATGAAGTTTTGGAAGGGGCCAAGGCAGCAGATGACACTCTTGAGTCTCGAGCTGCAATTGAGTCAATAGTGATGGTGgaagatgatttcatcactgtGGTCCAGACCATTGACGAGGGAGAAGTCTCCGGACACAGTGTACGCTTCTCAGCTCCCTCTGAAGAGGAACATCCACAACTCCatcaagaagaagaagaggaggagtCTGTGGAAATGGCACAGGAGGTAGAGATAGAGGCTGCCAGTCTAGAGGAAGTCTTGGATATCTCTGAGCAAGTTCAGCCCCCAGTATTCCCAGTGAAGGAGATAGAGGTACCAGAGAGTGAGGCTCCTACCCAAAGCTATGACGACTACAAAGACGAAACCACCATGGATGACTCCATTTTAGACAGCTCCTGGGTGGACACACAAG CAGACGATGATAAGAGCTTAGCTACAGAGATGATTGAGCCTCTACCAAAGGCGAGCCCGGTCAAGAAAGCGCATGGAGACCAACCGATCAAACAGAAAACTAAGGGCAGCAGGACCAAAGGTCGAATAAGCACCCCTGAACGTAAACCTAAACCTGTTCGCAAGGAGCCGGTACCCATCCAGAAAGAGGAGATGAAGAAGAAAAAAG CTGTGATTAAGAAGTCTGAgttcacaaaaaaatctgatattCAGATAAGCTCTCCTTCTCGGAAGAATGTTACAAAGACTACTGTAAGGCACCCAAGGCCTACCCAACATCATGCGTGTGCTAAACGGAAACCGACAG TTTCTGCAGATGGACGGCTGCCCTTCAGTGTGGCCAGGCACTCCAGAGATCGGGCATCT AACTCCAATTCCACAACACTAACAAAGATCCCCACCTCTAAAATGCGGGCATCGGCCTTGGTGCCAGCCCGACCAAACTCCGCCTTCTCCTCCAATAAATACAGCCCAATGGGGGAGGCAGGTCTTTATGATCCCCGCCCATCTTCAGCGGGTCCACAAGTATCACTAAACGAACTTGTAGTTAAG GATGGTGGGTCTCGGAGCCCGAAGAGATCATCCCTCCCACGGCCAGCATCCATACTTACACGCCGCTCATATACAGCTGAACAGGAGGAGAGTTCAACCTCTCTCACCAGCTCTGGGTCCACGGCACCACGCAGGCCTACAT CATTCCGTACGGAAGTCAGAGCTGAGCACAGGACAGGCAGGTCTGCTAGTATGTCAG GCACAGAGACTGTTCGGTCTCGCTCGGCCCGCAGTGGCAACTCAACACCCCGCACGCCCGGCTCCTCGGCCATCACCCCTGGCACTCCTCCGAGTTACTCTTGCCGTACCCCTGGTACACCTCGCACTCCGGGCACCCCGAAATCCCTCAGCCTGTTGTCCCAGGAGAAGAAAGTGGCCATCGTCCGCACGCCTCCAAAATCCCCTGCAACTACACCCAAACAGCTGCGCGTCCTAAACCAGCCGCTGCCTGACCTCAAGAACGTCAAATCCAAGATCGGTTCCACTGACAACATCAAGTACCAGCCCAAGGGCGGCCAG attcaAATTTTAAACCAGAAGTTGGACTTCACTCATGTACAGGCAAAGTGTGGATCCAAGGATAATCTGAAGCATTCACCCCTAGGAGGCGAT GTGCAGATTCAGACTAAGAAGATTGACGTGAGTCATGTGACCTCTAAATGTGGCTCATTGGACAACATCCGCCACAGGCCAG GCGGTGGTCATGTGCGTATTGAGAACATGAAGCTGGTCTTCAGAGAAAAGGCCCAAGCGAAGGTGGGCTCACTCGACAATGCTCACCATATTCCTGGAGGAGGCCACGTACAG ATTGAAAGCCATAAGCTGTCGTTCCGGGACACGGCCAAAGCACGCGTGGATCACGGGGCGGAGATTGTGATCGAAGCGCTTGGTGTGTCGGGCGGCACCTCTCCCCACAGACACAGCCACATGTCCTCATCCGGGAGCCTCAATATGCTTGAGTCGCCACAGCTGGCTACACTGGCGGAGGATGTGACCGCCGCCCTGGCCAAACAGGGCTTGTGA